From the Candidatus Angelobacter sp. genome, one window contains:
- a CDS encoding DUF1549 domain-containing protein, with product MLSLAVFTGPLWIQPAACAATSDARRLPPPAGRRVDFARDIQPLLEKNCYECHGPKKQQSGLRLDEKTAALKGGDNGALLVPGKSADSLIVRVLAGLKEDIARMPKKREPIPPEQIGLLRAWIDQGADWPEATAQRKDPRDHWAFKAPVRPEVPGMKNKKWVRTPVDNFVQARLGKEGLKPSPEADKVALLRRLSLDLIGLPPTIAEVDAFVADKSPDAYDQEVERLLNSPHYGERWGRHWLDAARYADSDGFEKDKPRFIWAYRDWVIKAFNDDLPYDRFVIEQIAGDQLPDPKQDDLVATGFLRNSMLNEEGGVDPEQFRMEGLFDRMDCIGKSVLGLTIQCAQCHNHKFDPLTQEEYYRLFAFLNNDHEASLVAYSTEQQMLVANLSRQMRDLEAGLRHTTPDWQERMNRWEDSVKSNQPEWVTVECRNSGENGERFYYYADGSIRAASYAPTTWTANFRGTNNLPFIGAFRLEQLTDPNLPCGGPGRSIKGMSALSEFKVEASDLQNPTNKVEVKFVRATADFANAERPLEPEFQSENRKRNGGDKRVYGPVEYAIDGKGDTAWGIDAGPGRRNVPRKAVFI from the coding sequence ATGCTCTCGCTGGCTGTTTTCACCGGTCCTCTCTGGATTCAACCGGCCGCTTGTGCCGCAACGTCCGATGCGCGCAGACTGCCGCCGCCGGCCGGCCGTCGGGTCGATTTCGCCAGGGACATCCAGCCGTTGCTGGAGAAAAACTGCTATGAATGCCACGGGCCGAAGAAGCAACAGTCCGGACTGCGGCTCGATGAGAAAACCGCGGCCCTCAAAGGCGGCGACAATGGCGCGTTGCTCGTGCCCGGGAAAAGTGCCGACAGCCTGATCGTACGCGTTCTCGCCGGATTAAAGGAAGACATCGCGCGGATGCCCAAAAAACGCGAGCCGATTCCGCCGGAGCAAATCGGTTTGTTGCGCGCCTGGATTGATCAGGGAGCGGACTGGCCGGAAGCGACGGCGCAGCGCAAAGACCCCCGCGACCATTGGGCCTTCAAGGCGCCGGTCCGGCCGGAAGTGCCCGGGATGAAAAACAAAAAGTGGGTGCGGACGCCGGTTGACAATTTTGTTCAGGCACGCCTGGGAAAGGAAGGGCTCAAGCCCTCGCCGGAAGCGGACAAGGTCGCCTTGTTGCGCCGCCTCAGCCTCGATCTCATCGGCCTGCCGCCGACGATTGCCGAAGTGGACGCGTTCGTCGCCGACAAATCACCCGACGCCTATGACCAAGAGGTCGAGCGTCTGCTGAACTCGCCGCATTATGGCGAGCGCTGGGGTCGCCACTGGCTCGACGCCGCGCGTTACGCCGACTCGGACGGGTTCGAGAAGGACAAGCCGCGTTTCATCTGGGCCTATCGCGACTGGGTCATCAAGGCATTCAACGACGATCTGCCATACGACCGTTTCGTCATCGAACAAATCGCCGGGGATCAGTTGCCGGACCCGAAACAGGACGACCTCGTCGCCACCGGTTTTCTCCGCAACTCGATGCTCAACGAGGAGGGCGGCGTGGATCCCGAACAATTCCGCATGGAAGGATTGTTCGACCGGATGGATTGCATCGGCAAAAGCGTGCTCGGCCTGACGATCCAGTGCGCGCAATGCCACAACCACAAATTCGATCCGCTGACACAGGAGGAGTATTACCGGCTGTTTGCGTTTTTGAACAACGACCACGAGGCCTCGCTCGTCGCCTATTCGACCGAACAACAGATGCTGGTGGCAAATCTCTCACGGCAGATGCGCGACCTCGAAGCCGGCCTGCGCCACACGACGCCCGACTGGCAGGAACGGATGAACCGGTGGGAAGACTCGGTGAAAAGCAACCAGCCGGAATGGGTGACGGTCGAGTGCCGCAATTCGGGTGAAAACGGCGAGCGGTTTTATTATTACGCCGACGGCTCGATCCGCGCGGCCAGTTACGCGCCGACGACGTGGACGGCGAATTTCCGCGGCACGAACAACCTCCCGTTCATCGGCGCGTTCCGGCTCGAACAGTTGACCGATCCAAACCTGCCGTGCGGCGGCCCGGGCCGGTCGATCAAGGGAATGTCGGCCTTGAGCGAGTTCAAAGTCGAGGCGTCGGATTTGCAGAATCCGACCAACAAAGTCGAAGTCAAATTCGTCAGGGCGACCGCCGACTTCGCTAACGCAGAACGGCCGCTCGAACCGGAATTTCAATCGGAAAACCGGAAACGCAACGGGGGTGACAAACGTGTTTATGGCCCGGTCGAATACGCGATTGACGGAAAAGGCGACACGGCCTGGGGAATAGACGCCGGGCCCGGCCGCCGCAACGTTCCGCGCAAGGCGGTCTTCATT